One segment of Halococcus salsus DNA contains the following:
- a CDS encoding pre-peptidase — MRSTNPFRKSENSQTVDVTRRRFLATGAAGVAGIGALGSLGSAAAAPDQHLLTIEGTGYSTNYSFTVGGDLEQVTAEGATIQDNDNVVMQSAHGEVSNGKDAYTFTGPLYSFNFDESNDISVKLDGESAYVGNRADHTLLIEGTGPSTTYSFSAYGLIQQSEAYGASRNSRDRTNSYGGEGEVSIGKDAYTYSGDLVAFEFDQAGAIRATIDGKAAHVGQRPDYALTIVANDGYVEYEVEIDGNIREVTSSDGSPDSVDGNTFSGTLQGVGLDRFTYDGEIESFTHSGRGDFSAYRNYQQIK, encoded by the coding sequence ATGAGATCCACTAACCCCTTCCGCAAGTCGGAAAATTCACAGACCGTCGATGTCACCCGACGTCGATTCTTAGCAACTGGTGCGGCCGGGGTGGCGGGCATCGGAGCGCTCGGAAGTCTTGGGAGTGCTGCAGCGGCTCCGGACCAGCATCTGCTCACTATCGAAGGCACTGGTTACTCAACCAACTACTCGTTCACTGTCGGTGGCGATCTCGAGCAGGTCACGGCGGAAGGCGCGACGATCCAGGATAACGACAACGTCGTCATGCAGAGCGCCCACGGCGAGGTCAGCAACGGGAAAGACGCCTACACGTTCACTGGCCCGCTCTACTCGTTCAACTTCGATGAATCGAACGACATCAGTGTGAAGCTCGACGGTGAATCAGCCTACGTTGGAAATCGGGCCGACCACACGCTCCTCATCGAAGGGACCGGTCCGTCCACGACGTATTCGTTCTCAGCCTATGGACTGATCCAGCAGAGCGAGGCCTACGGAGCGAGCAGAAACTCCAGAGACCGGACCAATTCCTACGGCGGGGAAGGGGAAGTTAGCATCGGCAAGGATGCCTATACGTACAGCGGAGATCTGGTAGCCTTCGAATTCGATCAAGCTGGAGCTATCCGAGCTACCATCGATGGGAAAGCCGCTCACGTCGGACAGCGTCCCGATTATGCCCTTACCATCGTCGCTAATGATGGGTACGTCGAATACGAGGTCGAAATCGATGGCAATATTCGAGAGGTGACAAGTTCCGATGGGAGTCCAGATAGCGTCGACGGAAACACGTTCTCCGGTACTCTTCAAGGAGTTGGGCTCGACCGGTTCACCTACGATGGCGAGATCGAATCATTCACGCACTCCGGAAGAGGTGACTTCAGCGCTTACAGGAACTACCAGCAAATCAAATAA